The stretch of DNA ACCTAAATCCTTAGAATTAGTTCCGTTAACAACGTAACTAGTTGGCGTCTTGGGCTGCACCGATCTGCCATCAGCCGTCATCACATCATAATACAATTTACTAATATTTCCTTTTTTTGCAGTAATCGTATCTGAAAAGGTAATTTTTATTTGCGTAGTAGCTGTTGTAATACGGTTATTCTTAGTATTATTCGCCGTTACGGCAGTAAGGTTTGGATATAACCCAAGTCCATAACCGGAATTACCGAAAACAATATTCCCAGAAGTTTTTGAGAAAGTTGAGCCAGTTCCAGTGGTTACATCGGTCATAGTGCTAGCAGCATCACTGTTCACTGGCATCACCAGACTCAACAATACCAGTGTAAACAGTGTTAATCCTAACAACTTACCCCATTTCTTACCGTCCCACATGACTAGCCGCCTCCCCACGTTGCGTTTGTTGAATCAATTTTACTAAACCAACCACTAGCAGGAGCATGATCCCCAAGATCAGCCAATAAGTGGTTTTGACTTCATCAGTCTGTGGCAACTGCAGTTGTGAATTAGTGGTCTTCAACCAGCCTGGAATTCGAGCCACCTGCTCAGTTCCAGCCCCCTCAGAATGAGTGGTTGCAATCATTGCTGGGGTCGCGGTTTCACCATTTGGAATCTGTCTGTCAATCACTAAGCTTTGACGATTGATCCGGGTCGTGGCCCCTTGATAAAAGCTCACTTGTCCGGTCGTTTGACCGTTTGCGGCCGCTTGAACGGGTCGCATTAAACCAAAAATACCGATTAACCCTAACCCGATGATTAAAATTATCTTTTTCAATTTGAACGCCTCCCCATTAGCGGTCACTTAGTTATTTTGACGCCGTTTTTTGATAAAGAAGAATAACCAAAGTCCTAATAAGACCAAGATCAACATGCCGAGGGCCCCGAAAACAATAAACCAAATCACATTGATGCCAGAATTATCAACAGACTTTTCATTAACCCTTTTAGCCGCTTGAGCCGTAATCGTAAAGTCCTTTTCAAAGACCCACTTATGGTCACTATTTTTAACGACCATCTTCAAATGATACTTGCCCGCCTGCAACTTGGTTTTCCCAGTCAACATGGGGTAACGATAAACGGAATTTGGCGCTAGTTGAACGTTAGACTTTTTAGCGGTCTTAACCACCTTGCCACTGTTCTTACTCGTAATCGTGGTCGCCATCTTCAAGTTCGGCACAATCACCACAGAAGTATTCCGCAAGTAAGGGAAAATACCACGATGATAGTTACTCATCCCGACTGTCACTTTAGCCAATTTCAACTTAGGTGTTGGGACTTGACCCACGGTATATTTCAGACCAATGACATAGGAATACTGATTTTTGACATTCATCGTTCCTTTAACGTCACTGGTTACTTTTTGGTCGACCCGCTTAAAATACCAACCGCCTAAAATCACACCATTGAAATTGCGGTTAGGCATTTGGACTTTAGCTGAAACGACCTTAGAACTATTCGCCGGAATGGTGATTGTCTTGGCACCTTGAATCGTTGTCAGATCACTCATCTTATAATTTAATGACTGGTCAAACGTCTTCGTCGGTGTCACGTATTCAATCAGACCATTTTCATTTGTATAAGCAGTATGAATCGCCGTACGTACTTTGATATCTTGATTGGTTACATTGTAAACGGTCGTCTGCAAGGTCTCGCTTTGTCCCTTGGTCATTTTCAAATCGAAAAAAGAATTTTTCTTATTTAACTGATTATCAGGAATTTTGGCGGCAACACTAAAACCAATATTGTTGCTTTTATTAGTACTCGTAGCTGCTTGAGCAACTTGGCCCCATTGCAAACTCAACAATAGTGCCACTACCAGTCCTAAGCCATACCATAATTGTTTCACTGTTCGCATCTCATGACTCCCCCTTATGACCTAACTACATATGTATGAAAAAGGTGTGCACCGTTCTCACAATGTCCACCTTTAATAATTAAATTAACGAATTAACTAGCTGGCGTATCACTCAAAGCCCAAGTAATGTTAGTGCTGTAAGTTTCAGCCTTGGCCGTGTTGGCAGGAATGCTTAAGGTAATATTTGCTGGATCAAGTTTATCCACTGTGACCCCAGCACCGGAACCATTCTTGGCTCCTAATAGTTGTTGCGTGCTACCTTTTGAATCAAGATTCAAAGTCGTGATACTGTTTGTTGGTGTGGCGCCATTTGAAGTCCCAGTGACCCCACTATTTGATACCTTCCCACCAGGTAAAGAAATCTGAGCACCTTTGATCGTGTCAGTCCCTAAAGTCTTAGGGGTCGTCGTGCCATCCGTCACATTAGTTAAAGTTCCAGCTGTTGCTGTCAAAGTCCAACCGGCATTCGTCCCACGAACATCAGAAACTTCAAGAACAGCATTGCTCTGCAATAACTTCGTATTGGCACTAGTTGTATCCAAGTTATAAGTTTTGTCGTTTAAGACATCAATTTCATGACTCCCAAAATCAAATGACGTTGGCGCATAAATCAAAGATAAACCGCCCCCAGCATGAGCCCCGTTGTTATCACCAGGATCAATTGGCTTGTTAGGATTATCAGGATCAACAGGTGTCACCGTTTTTGTACTTGGTGTAAATGTTGTCGTAACTTCAGTCGAGCCCGCGCGGTTTTCAGTAGCTGCGGTTGTATCATCCGCATTTGCAACTAATGGTGCAACAACTGTTCCCAATAACGCCCCGGACATTAATAAACTTCCAATAACTTTTTTCATAAATGTGCATCCCCTTTGTGTATTAACCATATTTATAATTTACCACTTTAACTCTTAATATCAATACCTTTTGTTCGTTATAAATCGCCTATATTGTCTAAAGTCAAGCATGTCAACCATTTGGCCGGACAAATTTATTTCAAAAATAAATCACAAATTGGTCTACTTTAGAATTTAGCCGACCATTTCGGGGATTATTTGGTGTGAGCAGGAGGCAATTAAGTCGTTTAAACTGACTGAGTAAGTCTTTTGAATGCTATCATGTCAGTATTGCGTCGTTTTCTCAAATTAATCATTTTTCGTCATGTATTATCATTAACATGCTGTTGATTCAATCAGAAATCAAATCGGTACAAGCCATAATTTGAATATAAGTTATGGTTACCAATAGAAACTAAAATAATAATCACCCTAAAATAAGACTGGTTAACTATTATAGGTAAAAATGAGTCATAGGATTAAAAATCAGTTTAATAATAATATGATTCAAAATATTTCAGATTATTTAACCCTATTAGCTAATAACTTTCGTGTTAATCAACAATTATCAGTTTCTTATTATGTGAATTTGGAAAGCCTTCATGTAACTATTGTTATTACGGAAGGCTTTACCAAATAGACTGTCTGCTTTTCAAGGGCCTAACACAGTACAAAGGGACGAGACTCATGCTTTTAACTTTTCTCGTTTAACGCTAAGCTATCAGCAACCGCTTACTTTACTATTACTGTGTCACATTCCAGTATCAAGCTAGGCAGATACTTAGAAATGTAATAGCTACAATGCTACCCAACACAAAAAACGTGTCTGTAGAATCACTTCTGATTCTGCAGACACGTTTCAGTTAAAAATTCAATTGATTATTCCGAACGTAACGCGGTTGCCGCATCCTTCTTAGCCGCCATCCGTGCTGGAATATGACCACCGAGTACCGTTAATACCGTACTAATAATGATCAAAATAACACCATGCATTGGATTCAAGTGAGCAACATTGTTCAAGCCGGTCACGTTGCTTAAGACCGCATTGATTGGGAATGTCAATAACCAGGCAATAACCACCCCTAAGACACCAGAAGCTACCCCAAGAATGGTGGTTTCAGCATCGAAGACACGTGTAATATCTTTTTTACGTGCCCCTAACGCTTTCAAAATCCCAATTTCCTTGGTTCGTTCTAAGACTGACGTGTAGGTAATAATCGCGATCATGATCATACTTGTCACTAACGAGATACCCGCAAAGGCAATCAAGACGTAAGTAATGGCATCCATCAAGCCACCGGTCAAACTCGAAACCGTTCCGGCTAAGTCCGTATAAATCACTTTATCCGCTTTAGCTTTACCCTTATTATATTTGTCCAAGTAACTCAAAACTTTATCCTTGTTCTTGAAACTATTCGGGTAAATCAAGATGCTAGCTGGTGTGGTAGAACCACCAAGTGTGCTGACCAAAGTCTTGCGTGCATCGCTATCGACTTTCGTTCCAGTCATCACATTAGTATCGCTCGTTTTTTGAGCCTTAACGATACTAGAAGTCTGATTCGTTTTAATAATATTTTGCGTCAATTTATCACTGTAAGCAATCCCAGAAGCTAACACGTTGTCGGAGTCTTTCGTCCGGGCCCGCATCACACCGACGACCTTGATCGTTTGATTGTCGGCCTTGTCGTATAACGCATTAGTGATCTTATTCGGCAAATAATTGCCAGTTGGTAATTTCTGATAGTAATCATTATTGGCGACCACTTTTATTGTGGTACCCACGATTTGGCTAAATTTGAAATTCTCGCCTGCTTTAGCTGAATATCCCAAGTTCTTCAATGCATTGATATTCACCGTATTATCACGGTTTGCAATCAAAACAACTTCATTCGCCTTCGTAGGATATTGCCCAGAAACCACTTTGTAATGCTTTTTCAAGAAACTGGCATCGCCGCTTTGACTCGTTGGGTAAACAGACGTTGCAACGCCGGACATGCTGCTCATCGCCGCTGACATTGACATCGCAGTGGAACTCTTAGTGTTTTGATTCGAAAACGAAACAGATTTTGTTTTGCCATCGACTTGCCGCAATAAGTTCATCCCGGTTGAGTAAGTATAAGTCACGTTCTTACTCAAGCTTGGCGACATATTCTTGATGTACGTGAGGTACTGACTCGTCAAATTGTTCGTGTGCGTTGCTTTATCCGCTTGACTAACTTTCGCGGTCACCGACTGATCAGAATCTTTGGCCGTCTTAATCTTGTCCGATTGCGTCTGCTGTTGTTGCGCCGTTTGTGAGATCGTAATCGGCATTTGAGCCAAGGTGTTCGTCTGGGTTTTATTGACTTGTTTTTGAAAACCAGTCGACAACGACAAGACAACGGCAATCCCGATAATCCCAATACTGGAGGCGAAAGCCGTTAACGCAGTCCGACCTTTTTTCGTTTTAATATTAGTAAAGGAGAGTTTCAAGGCAGTCCAATACGTCATCTTAGTCTTTTGTAAGGCAAACGTTTCATCCGCAGCCTCTTCATCATATGGATTGGAGTCGTGTTGAATCTTCCCATCCGCGAATTCAATGATACGGTTGGCATATTCTTTCGCTAAATCGGGGTTATGCGTCACCATGATGACTAATCGTTCGGCAGACAATTCCTTGATCAGATCCATGATTTGGACACTGGTCTCCGTATCTAGCGCCCCAGTTGGTTCATCACATAACAGAATTTCCGGATCATTTGCAATCGCTCGCGCAATGGCGACCCGTTGCATCTGCCCACCAGATAACTGATTGGGCTTCTTGTTCATATGCGGGCCAAGGCCCACACGTTCCAACGCTTGAATCGCTTTGGCTTTCTTTTCAGTATTGCCAACGCCACTCAGGGTCATCCCCATTTCAACGTTATCCAAAATACTCAAATGACCAATAATATTGTAGCTTTGGAAAATAAACCCGACGGAATTGTTCCGGTAAGCGTCCCAATCACTAGCCTTAAAGTCCTTAGTCGACTTGCCTTTGATGATCAAATCACCAGAGTCATAAACGTCTAAGCCACCGATTCCATTCAGCATCGTTGTCTTCCCTGAACCACTTGGTCCTAGAATCGCAACGAATTCTCGTTTACGAAATGCCACCGAAACGTCATCCAATGCTTTGGTCACCGAATCGCCGACATGGTAATATTTTTTAATGTGTTTGAGTTCCAGCATTTAAATTAATCCCTTCCCTAAAGATCCCATTTTTCTGTTAAACTAGCATTAGTGCAACACTGTGTCTCAAAGAATAACCGAATTTAGCATGACTGACAATCACCAATCTAACGTGATTTGTTGTGAATGCAACAAATTCGCCAAAAATGTTGCAGTTAAGGAGCAAAATCAAATGGTCGCAACCAAAAATAATCGGCGGGCGAAATATAGCCGCCAAACCATTGAAGATACTGTCTTAGAATTACTCGAAACCAAACCCGTTACGGCGATTTCTGTCACTGAAGTTTGTCAGCGTGCAGACGTGAATCGGACAACCTTTTATCGACATTATACTGATATTCCGCAGTGTCTGGAAAGTATTGAGCTCGAATTTTTAAATTCTTATCCTTTTGATAAACAAGCTAGTCCCATGGCCAACGTTGAGAGTATCTTAACCGCCTTTTACCAACAGCCACGACTGAGTAATTTAGTTTTTGTGGAAGGTAAAACAAAACTATTGGCACGGATGCGGATGACTACTCCTGAAGACATCCCGACCACCGATCCTTATCAGATGGTCTACATCTGGGGTGGGGTCAAAGATATTATCCGTTATTGGGTCAAACGTGGCATGCCCGAAACGCCCAAAGCTTTGACCCAAATCATCTTCGATAACGTCCAAGCGAAACATTTACCACCATTAAAGCCAAATTGCTGATCTGTCATCATATTTATAAGTATCTGCCTAATCTGCCGTTCCGGTTGGTCTGGACTGATGCTGGAACGTGGTGGCCACGTTTGTGAGCCAAAATGCGGTCTCACAAGCCGGGCTTTTCCTAAGCTGGAAGTCCACCAGCAAAGGAAAACTTCACCACTGAGCATCATCCAGCCCGCCCTGCACTAATCAGTAATCCTTAATATCAATTGCTCTTTCGTTGATACTGAATTTATCAATGTTTCATTGTTAAATCGCAATTTAACGTCGGAGTGGACCAGCACGTTTGCCGTGTCGAGACACTTAGCTGGGCGAATTGTCCCAGGTTAGTGTCTGGGCCGACTTTTAAGACGTGGGCTTCGGCTTGAAAGCGCCCTGCAGACCGTTCTCTGGCTGCAGGTCTGTCCCACAGCAAACGTGCTGGTTAACGGAGACGGACAATTAATGAGTAGTTTTAATCAATGCACTAGATTACTTTTTAAGTCAAAAAATGATTGATAACGACTCAAAACACTGAGTGGTTATCAATCATTTTTTGACTTAAAGGTTAGTCGTGTAGCGTTTCATCGAATGGCTGCGTCACACCTTCAACTGTGATGCGATCGCGACCGGCTTCTTTTGACAAATATAGATAGTGATCAACACGTTTGAACCAATCTTCAAAATTGGTGTCAGACTTTTGTAGCATCGAAACCCCAATCGAAACGGTCACCGTTAAACTTTTTCCACCATAGTTAAGCGGGGCTTTTTGTAAGGTGTTTCGAATCACCGTGACCACTGGTTGCACTTCCGTCGCACTTTCACCACGGAAAATAATCACGAATTCTTCGCCACCATAGCGAAACAATTGACGTTTTTTATTCGCAACATTTAATGATTGGTTAAAATGCTGGGCGACGTATTTCAGCACATGGTCGCCCGCCAAATGACCATAGTCATCATTGAACTTTTTAAAATGATCAATATCAAACATCGCCATCGTCATTGGTACTGCTGGATTTTGCCGATGAAGTCCGACAACCCCCAGCGTCGTCGCATCAAATTTGGCGCGATTGAGTACTCCGGTCAATTCATCATAATTAACTTCCTGATTAAGTAACATAAAATGTGCCACTAGGCGATTGATTCGCGTGACAAAGAACCGAATAACTAGCATATAAACGACAAATAGCACTAACACATTGACGATATAAAAGAATTGATAACGATAGACCGACCAGATCATTAAACACCACGTCAGTCCATATAGCGTTTGCAAGACGATATAGCGCCACTCTGACGCAATCACAGCTTGCCGATGATGATTAATATAACGTATCGTTGCCGCTAATCCCAGCCACATTACGACAAATAAGGCCAACTGTGGCACGCTATGAGTGGACATCATAGTTTCAGCATAAAATGCCCAAGGCACAATTAAATTAATCACCGTAATGGCTAAATTATGCATCGTATATAAACTCAGTAATAAAATGGTCAATTGCGCAATAATATAACCCCAACTCACCAAATTACCCGGATCACGAGCAACAAATTCTGCCCGCAGCAACGCGACACTACCGATGACCAAGCCGCCTTCAATCAAATGAATCCAACGATGGTAACGTGATGGCATGCGGGTCGCGCGATATTCCAATAAATATGTCGTGGCGGTCATAATGACAATCAAACTAATGGTCAATAAGGTTAAGACCACCGAATCCAAATTTAAAATATCACTGAAAAAATTATTAATAAGAACCAAATGATCACCTCGTTAGCCATTAGCTGAAATTTAATCGTGTATCGTAGGGTTATTTTAAATCATTACTCACTGTCCGTCCTCTATTAATCCGGAGCGGCAGGTTAAGTCAATATATTTATACATTAGCCCTTAACCCTCAATATTCTACTCATAATTAGCACTTATTCAATCTTACATTGTGGTCAATCAAATCATCAAAACTGAATTTATCGCATTAAGGACGGACGATTCAGCGCCTTGAGACAATTAAACCATCACTAAAATCTACATGACTTATCTTAACTCTAAATAAGTATAAAATTATCATTTAATTGAAATTTTTTGCACAAAAAAACACGCTGCACAACTGGTAGCGTGTAAATAATTTAATTAAAGAAAATTAAGTTGTTTTAAGCCTTCAAGAGCTTTTCGACGGCTTCCTTTAACTTGCCTTCGTCCATGTTCATGTAAGGTGCTACTTCGTCAGACGTCTTATCCGTATCATGGTTATCATCATCCATGAAATGATTCCAAATTGCATCTCGTACAGGTAACTTGGCGTCACTCCAATCAAATACATCACTCATTGATTCGTCTAAAATACTAGTCTTTTCAACATCTGCAGCCATAAAAAACAACTTCCTTTCTTTTATTAGGTACAAATACATTATAGTTCAAATTTTGGGGATAAGCCGTTTTTTGCTCACGGAAATGAAAATAATTTGAACCAGTCAAAATTAATTTGCTATAAACGCTGTTATAAAAGGTTTTATAGTGTCATACCAGTTGGTTAGAAAGTCTGATTTTCATCGGCGTTACACCCTATTTTTAGTCGTAAATAAAAAGAATGAGTTTAAAACCCATTCTTTGAAGTCATCCTATTTTTCTTGATCCTTAAGTTGCTGCTCTAAATCCTTGATTCGTTTTTGCTTCCGACGAATGTACCAGATGAGTAATAAGATAATAATCAAAATCAATACGATCAGACTAATGATCAATAGCCATGGCGTTTGTTTCTGCGTAATGACTGCCTTTTGATTTAACTTTTTAGCTGTATTTCCAGTAATCGTAAAATCTTGTTTAAATGTCCAATGCTGTTTTTTGGATGTGACTTTGACAACAGCACTATATTTGCCAGCAGTTAGTGCTTTGTCTCCCAACTTTAATGGTAACTTATAAATTGAATTAGGCGCCATTTGACCATGAGCTGTTTTTTGCTGGTAAACAACTTTGCTGCCACCACGGTGATAGATCTTGACCGACGTAGCGACCTGATTCAAAAACGCTGCCGTGTGATTTTCCAATGGAATACTGATCACATTTCTCGCATTAACCAAGTTTGCTTTAATTTTGCCTAAAGTCAATCGATTGGTGGTTAAATCATGATCCCCATGCAACACGACCGCAATCGTATAAGCATATTGATTGTTGATTGTCATCCCGCTACCAGACTTACTTTTGGCAACCGGCTTAACAAATGTGATTCCACCAGCTAATACGCCATTAAAACTTTTGGCCGGCATTTTGACCTGATAAGTGACGGTTTTAGTTTGTCCACCGGCAAGTTGAATCCGGTTCGTTGAAGTGGTCACTAGGTTTCCCAAGTCAGCGGGTAAATCTTCGCTTTTGTTCATCGCGACTTTCTGATAATTGACCGCACCACTGATACTGGTCGTCGCTTTTGAAACGGAGGTATCAATAGTCAGTGCTTCTTTGTCAGTATTCTTGACCTTGACCGCAATCGTTTCCGTCGCACCCGGCTGCAATTTCAAGTCAAAATAGCCCACTTTCGAATCAACTTGCTTTGATGACGCTACCGGCGCCACTGTAAAACCAACACTGCTTGCTTGGGCGGAAGAAACACTACCTAAGATTGCCATTAAGCTAGTTAAGGCAACCATAATTAACCATTTAAATTTTTTTGACAATTCCCATCACTCCAATTTTCGTGGAAAATAGTCATCATCAAACTAAGTCATGCGTTAACGCCCATTCCCCGATTATTAATCTGTCTTACTTATTTGTTGGTGTATTGCCTAAGTTCCAAGTTAACGTTGTCGTGTAGGCTGAACCAACATATCTAGCTGCCGAAGCTGGTATAGTCAATTTTGACGCTACATAATTCATACTAGATGTACCCAATCCTTGATCTCCAGCGGCAGTCATCAAGGCATGATTATCCCCGGCGTCGGCATTCAGATCAACACCAGGGTCACTGTTTGGAAATGTTGGCCGGTTAGTTGAATCACTTGTTAAAGACCCACTCAATGTGATAACTGCTCCTGTCAAAGCCTTACCATCCGCATTTCTAAATTGTCCTCCCTGAACAACCGTTAAGTTCCAGCCATCACCGGTCCCACGCAAGTCAGCAACAGAGACCGTCGTTTTTGCAGTATTGGCAAAAGTATCCGAACCAGCCGTAATTTGATGAGTTCCAAAATCCAGACCAGCTTCACTTGCATCCAGGGTCAGGTCACCACCAGTAAACGTGACATCACCAGTTGAGTTACTGGTCGTCGTGTCCGCAGTGTCCGCCGCATTCGCTGTAACCGCAGTCCCACCTAACAACGTTGCAGAAAGTAACAATCCTAATAGTACCTTTTTCATGATGAATGCCCCTCTTCTTTTTATCTAGAACACGTCTTAAATACTGCCTGCCAATTAACCTTCAAAAACTAATGTCCGACTTACAATCGACTGATAGCGACACGGCTCACAAGATCCAGGGGACTCATTCTTAAGTGCCTTTAACATTCAACTGATTCCCGCAGTTTTTATGACAAGACAAGTAATTTTATGACTACACAAAATCCAAATTACTTATCGCATCGTTGAGCCTCACGCAGAAAGCGCTGTCATTCCGTGATAATAAATCAGGCAGAACTAGTTTGCTTTTGTTAATTGAACTAATAAACATGATACATTCATAACCACGTCTTTATATTAACACATTTAACTATACGTTCAATCATTTTTACCAAATAATTCAAAATAATTATAAAAGACTATTCTTAAACCAATATTTAAATTGGCAAATTTATCTTTACCAGCTAAAAGTATTTACATTTAGCCGTTTAACGCCACTTAATCAAAATTGGTCTAATTTATTTAAGCCAGCGATTAGCTCAATCATTGCACCTAAAATCACTAGTCGCTGTGTCAGTAGTTCACCATTTAATCACCCCACCCACATGAGTTGTTTCCAAAATCAACTTAGTTATTGGGGACACCCTCAACTACGCCCCATTCAATCTGTCCAACATACTTTTCCGCTCTAGTCGTATTACCAGCAACTTGTAGGTTAAGACCACCCGTGCCAGAGGTCCAATGATCAGTAATGACCACCGGATTCCGACTATTACTTGTCTGCGTCATAATCGATACTGGGCTTGCTTGTCCAATTTCAGTCTGGTCCCCAGTATCCGGCGATTGATAATACAGTTTAGCCGCTAAATTAGCGCCACTGCTTTCGCTAACAAACCCAGCACCAAGCAATTGGGCCGTAACCGTCCATTCGGACCCAGTGCGACGAGTATCCCGAACACTGATCCCCGTTCCAACCGAACTTAAAGGAATCGTCATGGTCCCCGCACTAATTGGCACTGATTTAAAACTCATCGTTGGTGAAGCCGTCGCAAACGACACCAATCCTGTATAACGATACTCAACATTAATCACACCAGCCGCATAGGTGCCAGTCGCATTTTCAGGTTGTTCGGCAATGTTCCCGTAGCCTTCAATGGTTTTGGCTTGAGTTTCATAAGTGTCACCTAATTTACCATACAAGGTATCCGGTTCAGCAATCTGATTGCCATCACTGTCCACATACTTTACGATCACGGTTCCTTTCTTAGCCCAATAATAGTCCCCCGCAGGCATCGTTCCCTCATCATAATTAGTCATCAGCGTTGACGCGGTATAAGACTGCCCATCAGAACCATCTTCATAACACCACTCACGAAAATAAGGGGCTACCGAACTAGCCGCAGTCAGCCCCGCAGTTATCCCATGAAATCTGAAGTTTGGCCCAATTTTTAAGTGTTTTAAGTTATTAGAAGCACCAAACATTCCATTCGAATCAGTCGCTGCACGTGTATCCCAATCTGAAATATCCAGAGACGTGAATTTCGTGTTCGAGAAAGTCTTTGTCAAGTCTGTCACTTGACTGGTATCCCAATGATTAATCGCCAGTTCCGGTATCTTAGAATAAAAAAATAGGCTATCAAAACTCGTTGCGTGACTCGTATCCCAGTCACTAATCTTCAAAGTAGTTGTTTCACAGTATTTAAATGCACCCTTGAATAGTTGCACCTTACTGACATTCCAACTTTGTAAGTCTAAAGTTTTAATTTTAGACCATCCAAAGACTTCTGTAATATCGGTCAAACTGTCTGTATGCCAGTCAGCAAAGTTCAGTTTCAGATCGGGAACACCCATGTTTGTGAAGGCCCGCTGTAGCCCTGTGACTTTGCTAACATCCCAATGATCAATCGGTAAAGTCTCCAAGGCCACGCAATTTTGGAAAATGCCAGACATATCGACGGCACTGCTAACATCCCAGTTTGAGACATCAATTGTTTTTAACAATCTACATCCCGAAAAAGTTTGACTCATCTGTCTCACCGTACCGGTCTCCCAATTTGACACATCCACAGCAGTTAAGTTCTCACAACCCGCAAAGAGATTCTCTATGGTGATTGCCTTTGGCATTCGCCATTTAGAGACATCTAAACCATTGATTACGGTGCAGCCGTTAAAGACATAGGATAAGCTAATGATATTTTCAAGATTC from Lactiplantibacillus brownii encodes:
- a CDS encoding P8 family protein — protein: MAADVEKTSILDESMSDVFDWSDAKLPVRDAIWNHFMDDDNHDTDKTSDEVAPYMNMDEGKLKEAVEKLLKA
- a CDS encoding TetR/AcrR family transcriptional regulator, coding for MVATKNNRRAKYSRQTIEDTVLELLETKPVTAISVTEVCQRADVNRTTFYRHYTDIPQCLESIELEFLNSYPFDKQASPMANVESILTAFYQQPRLSNLVFVEGKTKLLARMRMTTPEDIPTTDPYQMVYIWGGVKDIIRYWVKRGMPETPKALTQIIFDNVQAKHLPPLKPNC
- a CDS encoding GGDEF domain-containing protein, whose protein sequence is MVLINNFFSDILNLDSVVLTLLTISLIVIMTATTYLLEYRATRMPSRYHRWIHLIEGGLVIGSVALLRAEFVARDPGNLVSWGYIIAQLTILLLSLYTMHNLAITVINLIVPWAFYAETMMSTHSVPQLALFVVMWLGLAATIRYINHHRQAVIASEWRYIVLQTLYGLTWCLMIWSVYRYQFFYIVNVLVLFVVYMLVIRFFVTRINRLVAHFMLLNQEVNYDELTGVLNRAKFDATTLGVVGLHRQNPAVPMTMAMFDIDHFKKFNDDYGHLAGDHVLKYVAQHFNQSLNVANKKRQLFRYGGEEFVIIFRGESATEVQPVVTVIRNTLQKAPLNYGGKSLTVTVSIGVSMLQKSDTNFEDWFKRVDHYLYLSKEAGRDRITVEGVTQPFDETLHD
- a CDS encoding DUF916 and DUF3324 domain-containing protein, whose protein sequence is MRTVKQLWYGLGLVVALLLSLQWGQVAQAATSTNKSNNIGFSVAAKIPDNQLNKKNSFFDLKMTKGQSETLQTTVYNVTNQDIKVRTAIHTAYTNENGLIEYVTPTKTFDQSLNYKMSDLTTIQGAKTITIPANSSKVVSAKVQMPNRNFNGVILGGWYFKRVDQKVTSDVKGTMNVKNQYSYVIGLKYTVGQVPTPKLKLAKVTVGMSNYHRGIFPYLRNTSVVIVPNLKMATTITSKNSGKVVKTAKKSNVQLAPNSVYRYPMLTGKTKLQAGKYHLKMVVKNSDHKWVFEKDFTITAQAAKRVNEKSVDNSGINVIWFIVFGALGMLILVLLGLWLFFFIKKRRQNN
- a CDS encoding ABC transporter ATP-binding protein/permease translates to MLELKHIKKYYHVGDSVTKALDDVSVAFRKREFVAILGPSGSGKTTMLNGIGGLDVYDSGDLIIKGKSTKDFKASDWDAYRNNSVGFIFQSYNIIGHLSILDNVEMGMTLSGVGNTEKKAKAIQALERVGLGPHMNKKPNQLSGGQMQRVAIARAIANDPEILLCDEPTGALDTETSVQIMDLIKELSAERLVIMVTHNPDLAKEYANRIIEFADGKIQHDSNPYDEEAADETFALQKTKMTYWTALKLSFTNIKTKKGRTALTAFASSIGIIGIAVVLSLSTGFQKQVNKTQTNTLAQMPITISQTAQQQQTQSDKIKTAKDSDQSVTAKVSQADKATHTNNLTSQYLTYIKNMSPSLSKNVTYTYSTGMNLLRQVDGKTKSVSFSNQNTKSSTAMSMSAAMSSMSGVATSVYPTSQSGDASFLKKHYKVVSGQYPTKANEVVLIANRDNTVNINALKNLGYSAKAGENFKFSQIVGTTIKVVANNDYYQKLPTGNYLPNKITNALYDKADNQTIKVVGVMRARTKDSDNVLASGIAYSDKLTQNIIKTNQTSSIVKAQKTSDTNVMTGTKVDSDARKTLVSTLGGSTTPASILIYPNSFKNKDKVLSYLDKYNKGKAKADKVIYTDLAGTVSSLTGGLMDAITYVLIAFAGISLVTSMIMIAIITYTSVLERTKEIGILKALGARKKDITRVFDAETTILGVASGVLGVVIAWLLTFPINAVLSNVTGLNNVAHLNPMHGVILIIISTVLTVLGGHIPARMAAKKDAATALRSE
- a CDS encoding LPXTG cell wall anchor domain-containing protein → MKKIILIIGLGLIGIFGLMRPVQAAANGQTTGQVSFYQGATTRINRQSLVIDRQIPNGETATPAMIATTHSEGAGTEQVARIPGWLKTTNSQLQLPQTDEVKTTYWLILGIMLLLVVGLVKLIQQTQRGEAASHVGR
- a CDS encoding WxL domain-containing protein, giving the protein MKKVIGSLLMSGALLGTVVAPLVANADDTTAATENRAGSTEVTTTFTPSTKTVTPVDPDNPNKPIDPGDNNGAHAGGGLSLIYAPTSFDFGSHEIDVLNDKTYNLDTTSANTKLLQSNAVLEVSDVRGTNAGWTLTATAGTLTNVTDGTTTPKTLGTDTIKGAQISLPGGKVSNSGVTGTSNGATPTNSITTLNLDSKGSTQQLLGAKNGSGAGVTVDKLDPANITLSIPANTAKAETYSTNITWALSDTPAS
- a CDS encoding DUF916 and DUF3324 domain-containing protein, yielding MVALTSLMAILGSVSSAQASSVGFTVAPVASSKQVDSKVGYFDLKLQPGATETIAVKVKNTDKEALTIDTSVSKATTSISGAVNYQKVAMNKSEDLPADLGNLVTTSTNRIQLAGGQTKTVTYQVKMPAKSFNGVLAGGITFVKPVAKSKSGSGMTINNQYAYTIAVVLHGDHDLTTNRLTLGKIKANLVNARNVISIPLENHTAAFLNQVATSVKIYHRGGSKVVYQQKTAHGQMAPNSIYKLPLKLGDKALTAGKYSAVVKVTSKKQHWTFKQDFTITGNTAKKLNQKAVITQKQTPWLLIISLIVLILIIILLLIWYIRRKQKRIKDLEQQLKDQEK